A region of Thermovibrio ammonificans HB-1 DNA encodes the following proteins:
- a CDS encoding DEAD/DEAH box helicase, translating into METIKILESSQFDGESGVLEVLKEGEVKKLGLTPAEELPLPLPFKTLNPLQTAFHLFYRGGNALISSPTSSGKSLTALLFWLKNRKGKFIYTAPTRALIWEKFKEFRQFFPSVGVRSGDVVEELEEITQEAVVCTYESLLAASRSRSRWFEEAGALVIDEVHVIRDPSRGAVIEEVVSYAINEGIPLLALSATIPGAVELAKWIEAELFIESEWRPVPLERKVVNMSKLLKRSKLPKATPEEKLVAAVEELKTEGKTLVFVPRKDLGWQALQVENALYGRSVFNETLPFEKEEKEGEGVAFHNADVPQEEREAIEREFKGGEKLHRLYATQTLAYGVNLPADSVVIFVRGRFDRLTMEYRFFPDLLTVMQMEGRAGRFGLSEKGYSFIVVSGASEKALERELQSELDKPFQTALSQGLSFRGAVACPNREKSVLSLMLLGPLIRYGSDWERALSATFSVKKNPLLLRELKEIEQELQQMGYITDGKPTHLAKLLVASFVSPYCYEEFTERLQKVTGLAQREPTTAYLYAVRPFIRRELNPKSVELFTGEAFRRESLKIAETIYRETAHEVTDNSEVLIFYAQGGFFPFKQVARPPGELSSLPLESSLLGQLLCRLNVMPFETVHRTVMMVRSGIPYKFALLGSVEGLGYMRGNALARAGKLLNYPNEIALINAIKEGRGEALEAVKEALSERYSSVKSVEKEATAVVKAVERIKFPLGNPKLLKFLASLFVGRRNALKLTKEEALEVLYRNVTGEKATQDKS; encoded by the coding sequence ATGGAAACCATTAAGATATTAGAATCTTCCCAGTTCGACGGCGAGTCGGGCGTTTTAGAGGTACTCAAAGAGGGAGAGGTTAAAAAGCTCGGGTTGACGCCGGCAGAGGAGCTTCCCCTCCCCCTACCGTTTAAAACCCTCAACCCCCTTCAAACGGCGTTTCACCTGTTCTACAGAGGAGGAAACGCCCTCATCTCCTCTCCCACAAGTTCAGGTAAAAGCCTAACGGCGCTGCTGTTCTGGCTTAAAAACAGAAAAGGCAAGTTCATCTACACCGCCCCCACACGGGCCCTCATCTGGGAGAAGTTCAAAGAGTTCAGGCAGTTCTTCCCCTCTGTAGGGGTAAGGAGCGGAGACGTAGTAGAGGAGCTCGAAGAGATAACCCAAGAGGCGGTTGTCTGCACCTACGAGAGCCTGCTTGCGGCCTCAAGGAGCAGGAGCAGGTGGTTTGAGGAGGCAGGAGCCCTTGTAATAGATGAAGTTCACGTTATAAGAGACCCCTCACGGGGAGCGGTGATTGAAGAGGTTGTGAGCTACGCAATAAACGAAGGGATACCCCTTCTTGCCCTTTCGGCTACCATACCGGGAGCCGTTGAGCTTGCAAAGTGGATAGAGGCAGAGCTGTTTATAGAGTCGGAGTGGCGCCCCGTTCCGCTGGAGAGGAAAGTGGTAAACATGAGTAAACTACTGAAAAGGAGCAAGCTCCCGAAAGCCACCCCCGAAGAGAAACTGGTTGCGGCTGTAGAGGAGCTGAAAACAGAGGGGAAAACCCTCGTGTTCGTTCCGAGGAAAGATTTGGGCTGGCAGGCACTACAGGTGGAGAACGCCCTTTACGGAAGGAGCGTCTTCAACGAAACGCTTCCGTTCGAGAAGGAAGAAAAAGAGGGCGAAGGGGTTGCCTTCCATAACGCCGACGTTCCCCAAGAGGAGAGGGAGGCTATAGAGAGGGAGTTCAAGGGGGGAGAGAAGCTCCACAGGCTCTACGCAACCCAAACCCTCGCCTACGGAGTGAACCTGCCGGCAGACTCCGTGGTGATATTCGTAAGGGGAAGGTTCGACAGGCTCACAATGGAGTACCGTTTCTTCCCCGACCTTTTAACGGTTATGCAGATGGAGGGTAGGGCGGGCAGGTTCGGCCTTTCGGAGAAAGGCTACTCCTTCATAGTGGTTTCGGGGGCAAGCGAGAAGGCCCTGGAGAGGGAGCTTCAGTCCGAGCTCGACAAACCGTTCCAAACTGCACTCTCCCAAGGGCTCTCCTTCAGGGGAGCTGTTGCCTGCCCAAACCGGGAAAAGTCGGTGCTGAGCCTCATGCTCCTCGGGCCGTTAATCAGATACGGAAGCGACTGGGAAAGGGCCCTCTCTGCGACTTTCAGCGTTAAGAAAAACCCGCTGCTCCTAAGGGAGCTGAAAGAGATTGAGCAAGAGCTTCAACAGATGGGATACATTACAGACGGTAAACCCACCCACCTTGCGAAGCTCCTCGTAGCCTCCTTCGTCTCCCCCTACTGCTACGAAGAGTTCACCGAGAGGCTACAGAAGGTAACCGGCCTGGCCCAGAGGGAGCCCACCACAGCCTACCTTTACGCGGTGAGGCCCTTCATAAGGAGGGAGCTGAACCCCAAAAGCGTAGAGCTCTTCACCGGAGAGGCCTTCAGGCGGGAGTCGCTGAAAATAGCAGAAACCATCTACAGAGAAACGGCCCACGAGGTTACAGACAACTCCGAGGTTCTCATATTCTACGCCCAAGGGGGCTTCTTCCCCTTCAAACAGGTTGCCCGACCGCCGGGAGAGCTCTCCAGCCTACCCCTTGAAAGCTCCCTGCTCGGGCAGCTGCTATGCAGGCTAAACGTTATGCCCTTTGAAACGGTCCACAGAACCGTTATGATGGTAAGGAGCGGCATACCCTACAAATTTGCCCTTCTGGGAAGCGTTGAGGGCTTGGGCTACATGAGGGGAAACGCCCTTGCCCGGGCCGGAAAGCTCCTCAACTACCCCAACGAGATAGCACTCATAAACGCCATTAAGGAGGGTAGAGGAGAGGCCCTCGAGGCCGTAAAGGAGGCACTCTCGGAGAGGTACAGCTCCGTAAAGAGCGTAGAGAAAGAGGCGACAGCCGTTGTTAAGGCGGTTGAGAGGATTAAATTTCCCCTTGGGAACCCTAAACTGCTTAAGTTCTTAGCCTCTCTCTTCGTCGGAAGGCGAAACGCGCTGAAGTTAACCAAAGAAGAAGCGCTGGAGGTGCTCTACAGAAATGTCACAGGAGAGAAGGCGACTCAGGATAAAAGTTGA
- a CDS encoding YdcH family protein — MLRDENLKALAREKFHHFKTLERKHQELDDIIDKMEKKAVLTPQEEVELKKLKAERLRLRDEMLALMKKAQEEANEK; from the coding sequence ATGCTCAGAGACGAAAACCTCAAAGCCCTCGCAAGGGAGAAGTTCCACCACTTCAAAACCCTTGAAAGGAAACACCAGGAGCTCGACGACATCATAGACAAAATGGAGAAAAAGGCGGTTCTCACCCCTCAGGAAGAGGTTGAACTCAAAAAACTCAAAGCCGAAAGGCTCCGCCTCAGAGACGAAATGCTGGCACTCATGAAGAAGGCCCAGGAGGAAGCAAATGAGAAGTGA
- a CDS encoding prepilin peptidase has translation MGVECLFAFVLGTVIGSFLNVCIYRIPKGKSIVYPPSFCPSCKRPIKWYDNVPVVSYILLKGKCRHCKSPIPLRYPIVELLTGATTAAVTCKFGPTFDTLYYLVLIYYLIVVAFIDLDTMEVPVKLSYFALLAGLFLSIPASIKFVDSMLGASFGAGVILFIIETYYVFTGKEGMGYGDANIMAVIGAFLGWKKVLLTLFFASLTGAVLGVTLMALRKSSKEQPLPFGPFLAAGALATLLAGDKLLNWYLHLLRG, from the coding sequence ATGGGAGTAGAGTGCCTGTTTGCCTTTGTTCTCGGAACAGTTATAGGGAGCTTCCTGAACGTCTGCATCTACAGAATTCCAAAGGGCAAGTCCATCGTTTACCCGCCCTCCTTCTGCCCCAGCTGCAAACGGCCCATAAAGTGGTACGACAACGTTCCCGTTGTAAGCTACATCCTACTGAAGGGCAAGTGCAGACATTGCAAGAGCCCGATACCCCTTCGCTACCCGATAGTCGAACTGCTCACAGGGGCGACAACGGCGGCCGTAACCTGCAAATTCGGACCGACCTTTGACACCCTCTACTACCTCGTACTCATCTACTACCTGATTGTGGTGGCCTTCATAGACCTGGACACCATGGAAGTGCCCGTGAAGCTCAGCTACTTTGCACTGCTGGCAGGGCTCTTCCTGTCAATTCCCGCCTCAATAAAGTTCGTAGACTCCATGCTCGGAGCCTCGTTCGGAGCCGGAGTTATCCTGTTCATCATAGAAACCTACTACGTATTCACCGGTAAAGAGGGCATGGGCTACGGAGACGCCAACATCATGGCGGTAATAGGGGCCTTCCTCGGGTGGAAAAAAGTCCTACTGACGCTCTTCTTTGCCTCCCTTACCGGAGCCGTATTAGGCGTTACCCTAATGGCACTGAGAAAGAGCTCCAAGGAACAGCCCCTACCCTTCGGCCCCTTCCTCGCAGCCGGAGCACTCGCAACACTGCTTGCAGGAGACAAGCTCCTAAACTGGTATCTCCACCTACTCAGAGGTTAA
- a CDS encoding PKD domain-containing protein yields MSGYRSLIAVLSLALLTSSASGATTKLKWKLGYKPTPASFAEKHMLKPPKVKASQLPTSVDLCQYLPPVGNQGYQGSCVAWAVGYYYKTFQEGREHGWDVSNETHICSPAFIYNQINNGEDQGSIIADALTLLTREGCDNLADMPYNDQDYTTLPTKEQMLNALPWRADSFGFFYEYDNDCDYNNCKRDVPLTDTQIEELKAHLASGDVFVMAIPVFDGFVSLNSTNYFYNGPTANETYLGGHAIIICGYDDSIGNGTGGFKIRNSWGTDWGNNGEAYISYDFVKNYSFEAAAMVDRIGYNWNVVADIDIDNLYRADAGIAFNGTNNQTFIFMGDYIWQEYASYWPNGGDQRRGIHAVVDLTDLGLPPYYTAILGDLNYSVNGYGNTGTLTSLVIRDASGNSVSYSGVPLDIPDGDVISFRVPGLGVGINYFKASPTSGYYPLDVAFDYSVTGENVTCSFDFNGDGKPEQVIQNCSNGTVSYTYTAAGNYTATLTVTDGATTASRSVIVSALNAPPYVDSFTASPTSGYYPLNVSFSYSVGDINGDSLLCSFDFNGDGKPDQVIQNCSNGTVSYTYTAAGNYTATLTVTDGNATANATTDVQVYNGAPTIGSFSASPTSGDAPLTVRFDFNVSDPDHDSLTCKFDFDGDGSVDRVIYNCVSGSTSYTYQDAGNYTATLVVTDGVNEAKSSVGVTVSSSESGVTTNSTSCSLSPAVPASTGAVNFLFMLAPLFGLAGLRRGRKE; encoded by the coding sequence ATGAGCGGCTACAGGTCTTTGATTGCGGTGCTCTCACTGGCGCTGCTTACCTCCTCTGCAAGCGGGGCTACTACAAAGCTCAAGTGGAAACTCGGTTATAAGCCGACACCTGCTTCCTTTGCAGAGAAACACATGCTTAAACCGCCTAAGGTGAAGGCTTCTCAGCTTCCCACTTCGGTGGACTTGTGTCAGTACCTTCCCCCGGTCGGTAACCAAGGGTATCAGGGCTCCTGTGTTGCGTGGGCCGTTGGTTACTACTACAAGACCTTCCAGGAAGGAAGGGAGCACGGCTGGGATGTTTCAAACGAGACCCACATCTGCAGCCCGGCCTTTATCTACAACCAGATAAACAACGGTGAAGACCAAGGCTCTATTATTGCCGACGCCCTTACACTCCTTACCCGTGAGGGGTGTGACAACCTTGCAGATATGCCCTACAACGACCAAGACTACACAACTCTTCCCACTAAAGAGCAGATGCTCAACGCCCTGCCCTGGAGGGCAGACTCTTTCGGCTTCTTCTACGAGTACGACAACGACTGTGACTATAACAACTGTAAGAGGGACGTTCCCCTTACCGATACGCAGATTGAGGAGCTTAAAGCTCACCTTGCAAGCGGCGACGTTTTCGTTATGGCAATTCCGGTTTTCGACGGATTCGTGAGCCTTAACTCAACCAACTACTTCTACAACGGTCCGACCGCAAATGAGACCTACTTGGGCGGCCACGCCATCATCATTTGCGGTTACGACGACTCCATCGGTAACGGCACCGGAGGCTTTAAGATAAGGAACTCCTGGGGAACCGATTGGGGTAACAACGGCGAAGCTTACATCTCCTACGACTTCGTTAAGAACTACTCTTTTGAAGCTGCTGCTATGGTAGACCGCATCGGCTACAACTGGAACGTTGTTGCCGATATAGACATAGACAACCTCTACAGGGCCGATGCGGGAATAGCCTTTAACGGAACCAACAACCAAACCTTTATTTTCATGGGTGACTATATCTGGCAGGAGTATGCCTCCTACTGGCCCAACGGAGGCGACCAAAGGAGGGGAATCCATGCGGTTGTAGACTTAACCGATTTGGGTCTTCCACCCTACTACACGGCAATACTGGGGGACCTTAACTACAGCGTAAACGGGTATGGAAATACGGGAACTCTTACCTCCCTTGTTATTAGGGATGCTTCCGGAAACAGCGTTTCTTATTCTGGCGTTCCCCTTGATATCCCCGACGGCGATGTAATCTCTTTCAGAGTTCCCGGTCTCGGGGTTGGAATTAACTACTTTAAGGCATCTCCTACAAGCGGTTACTATCCGCTTGATGTCGCCTTCGACTACTCCGTTACGGGCGAGAATGTAACCTGTAGCTTTGACTTTAACGGAGACGGCAAGCCCGAGCAGGTTATTCAGAACTGCTCCAACGGAACCGTTAGCTACACCTACACTGCAGCCGGCAACTACACTGCCACACTAACGGTTACAGACGGTGCTACTACAGCTTCAAGGAGCGTTATCGTTTCTGCCCTTAATGCACCGCCTTACGTTGATAGCTTTACGGCTTCTCCCACCAGCGGTTACTACCCCCTAAACGTGAGCTTCAGCTACTCGGTAGGCGATATCAACGGAGACAGTCTTCTGTGTAGCTTTGACTTCAACGGAGACGGTAAGCCCGACCAGGTTATTCAGAACTGTTCCAACGGAACTGTTAGCTACACCTACACTGCAGCCGGCAACTACACTGCCACACTAACGGTTACAGACGGCAACGCTACGGCCAATGCAACAACCGACGTTCAGGTTTACAACGGAGCTCCCACAATAGGAAGCTTCAGCGCTTCGCCCACCTCCGGAGATGCGCCTTTAACCGTGAGGTTCGACTTTAACGTGAGCGACCCCGACCACGACAGCCTCACCTGTAAGTTTGATTTCGACGGCGACGGTTCTGTGGATAGGGTTATCTATAACTGTGTAAGCGGTTCTACTTCCTACACTTACCAGGATGCCGGTAACTACACTGCAACTTTAGTGGTTACAGACGGCGTAAACGAGGCCAAGAGCTCTGTAGGTGTTACCGTTTCCTCTTCGGAGTCCGGCGTTACTACAAACTCTACAAGCTGTTCTCTCTCTCCGGCGGTTCCTGCATCTACCGGAGCCGTTAACTTCCTCTTTATGCTTGCGCCTCTGTTTGGGCTTGCCGGTTTAAGAAGGGGAAGGAAGGAGTAA
- the tsaB gene encoding tRNA (adenosine(37)-N6)-threonylcarbamoyltransferase complex dimerization subunit type 1 TsaB — translation MVKVAVDLTLPEGSVALEVNGEVVGCRCWNRPRLHAEIVYAELLSLLKTFNLSPQEIDECTVTTGPGSFTGVRLSVTVGKAFKACGVKVRGVSTLSALLTGAPEGAVAVIPAMRGKVYARVGNRELDISPQELAAQLEKSQRPLIYKGELPPPLQTFPCVKDLTPLAVKALLTAESLPLTPNYVRDHDAKPQAGGL, via the coding sequence ATGGTAAAAGTGGCCGTTGACCTTACCCTCCCCGAGGGGAGCGTAGCCCTTGAGGTAAACGGAGAGGTTGTCGGCTGCAGGTGCTGGAACAGGCCAAGACTCCACGCCGAAATAGTCTATGCTGAGCTCCTTTCACTGCTGAAAACCTTCAACCTGAGCCCCCAGGAGATAGACGAGTGCACAGTTACAACGGGGCCGGGCTCCTTCACAGGCGTAAGGCTTTCGGTTACCGTGGGAAAGGCGTTCAAAGCCTGCGGCGTAAAAGTCAGAGGGGTCTCCACCCTGTCTGCCCTGCTAACGGGAGCTCCCGAAGGGGCCGTGGCCGTTATACCCGCAATGAGGGGAAAAGTGTACGCAAGAGTAGGCAACCGGGAGCTCGACATCTCACCCCAAGAGCTTGCCGCACAGCTTGAAAAATCTCAGCGCCCCCTAATTTACAAGGGAGAACTTCCGCCCCCCCTCCAAACCTTTCCCTGCGTAAAAGACCTTACTCCCCTTGCGGTAAAGGCACTTCTCACAGCAGAAAGCCTTCCCCTCACCCCCAACTACGTGAGAGACCACGATGCAAAACCTCAGGCTGGAGGCCTTTAA
- a CDS encoding FmdB family zinc ribbon protein encodes MQIYIFECNDCGAEFEEAIYSPLQLMEIKCPHCGSENVEVIDIANFCSPFG; translated from the coding sequence ATGCAAATATACATCTTCGAGTGCAACGACTGCGGGGCCGAGTTTGAGGAGGCCATCTACTCTCCCCTGCAACTTATGGAGATTAAGTGCCCCCACTGCGGCTCCGAGAACGTAGAGGTTATAGACATAGCCAACTTCTGCTCTCCGTTTGGCTGA
- the rimI gene encoding ribosomal protein S18-alanine N-acetyltransferase, producing MQNLRLEAFKEHHLSDILKIERELFKEPYTEELLRRELTLPVGFNVVALHQGEVIGYLMAWITGPTCELNRIAVIPRYRKQGVARKLINRLLEECRARKVEEVFLEVRKSNTPAINLYKKMGFKQISVRKNYYGDEDALILKLTL from the coding sequence ATGCAAAACCTCAGGCTGGAGGCCTTTAAGGAGCACCACCTATCGGATATACTAAAGATAGAGAGGGAACTCTTCAAAGAGCCCTACACAGAAGAGCTCCTCCGGCGGGAGCTGACGCTTCCCGTCGGGTTTAACGTAGTAGCTCTCCACCAAGGGGAGGTGATAGGCTACCTGATGGCCTGGATAACCGGTCCGACCTGCGAGCTTAACAGAATCGCAGTCATCCCCCGATACAGAAAACAGGGAGTAGCCCGAAAGCTCATAAACCGTCTCCTTGAAGAGTGTAGGGCGAGAAAAGTAGAAGAGGTCTTCCTTGAAGTCAGGAAATCCAACACCCCCGCCATTAACCTCTACAAAAAGATGGGGTTCAAACAAATCTCAGTGAGAAAAAACTACTACGGCGACGAAGACGCCCTAATCCTCAAACTAACCCTATAA
- the ilvD gene encoding dihydroxy-acid dehydratase, producing MRSDVLREFEKLPARALMMATGLQRKDIDKPLIGIISSWTDLVPGHADMFSLERFIERGVAAAGGTPFIVRVPAICDGIAMGHEGMRFSLPLRELIADAIEDVVNAHQLDGIVLLTACDKITPGMLMGAARVNVPAIVVTAGPMLAGRRGKERLDLVTHTFEAIGRYKAGEITLEELLELEGAACPSSGSCQGMFTANTMACLTEALGMSLPYCGTSPAPLAEKKRIAEASGEKIVELVKKNIRPRDILTPQAFRNAIRVDLALGGSTNTVLHLPAIAHEAGVPFEIKLFDQLSRETPKICSMRPGGKYLMEDLHYAGGIPGVMKRLYDKLESNPTVLGTDIKEIAAAAKIWDDDVIRPTDNPYSPEGGIAILYGNLAPEGAVIKQGAVSEKMKVFTGTARVFDSEEEAMKAVMNGQIKAGDIIVIRYEGPKGGPGMREMLAVTAAVMGMGLGESVALITDGRFSGGTHGPCIGHISPEAAEGGPIGVVQDGDKIHINVPERRLELLISEEELQNRLKSFKPKQKEIKSKFLRKYAKLVTSASKGAIQDV from the coding sequence ATGAGAAGTGACGTTCTCAGAGAGTTTGAAAAACTCCCCGCAAGGGCCCTGATGATGGCAACGGGCCTCCAGAGGAAAGACATAGACAAACCGCTCATCGGAATAATCTCCAGCTGGACCGACCTGGTTCCCGGTCACGCAGACATGTTCTCCCTCGAGAGGTTCATAGAGCGGGGAGTTGCAGCGGCAGGAGGAACCCCCTTCATAGTAAGGGTTCCTGCCATATGCGACGGTATAGCAATGGGACACGAAGGGATGCGCTTCTCCCTTCCCCTCAGGGAGCTCATTGCAGACGCGATAGAAGATGTAGTTAACGCCCACCAACTCGACGGAATAGTCCTCCTTACAGCGTGCGACAAAATAACCCCGGGAATGCTCATGGGAGCCGCCCGGGTAAACGTCCCGGCCATAGTGGTAACGGCCGGTCCGATGCTCGCCGGTAGGCGGGGAAAAGAGAGACTCGACCTTGTTACCCACACGTTTGAAGCAATCGGCCGCTACAAGGCCGGAGAGATAACCCTCGAAGAGCTCCTCGAGCTCGAAGGCGCCGCATGCCCCTCATCGGGCTCCTGTCAGGGGATGTTTACCGCAAACACAATGGCCTGCCTTACAGAGGCCCTGGGAATGTCGCTCCCCTACTGTGGAACTTCCCCGGCCCCCCTTGCAGAGAAAAAACGCATAGCGGAAGCCTCCGGAGAGAAAATCGTAGAGCTCGTTAAAAAGAACATCCGCCCCAGGGACATACTCACCCCCCAGGCATTCAGAAACGCCATAAGGGTAGACCTGGCCCTGGGAGGCTCAACAAACACCGTTTTACACCTGCCCGCCATAGCCCACGAGGCAGGCGTTCCGTTTGAGATAAAGCTCTTCGACCAGCTCAGCAGGGAAACCCCTAAAATCTGCTCAATGAGGCCGGGAGGCAAGTACCTGATGGAAGACCTCCACTACGCCGGCGGCATACCCGGAGTGATGAAACGACTGTACGACAAGCTGGAGAGCAACCCGACAGTTTTAGGCACAGACATCAAAGAGATAGCCGCAGCCGCAAAAATCTGGGACGACGACGTAATAAGACCCACAGACAACCCCTACAGCCCTGAAGGCGGCATAGCGATACTCTACGGCAACCTTGCACCGGAAGGGGCCGTGATAAAGCAGGGGGCGGTATCCGAGAAGATGAAAGTATTCACCGGAACCGCCAGGGTCTTCGACAGCGAAGAAGAGGCGATGAAGGCGGTAATGAACGGCCAAATCAAGGCCGGCGACATAATAGTAATCCGCTACGAAGGCCCCAAAGGCGGCCCCGGAATGAGGGAAATGCTTGCAGTAACGGCAGCAGTAATGGGAATGGGACTCGGAGAGTCGGTGGCCCTCATAACAGACGGCAGGTTCTCCGGAGGAACCCACGGCCCCTGCATAGGCCACATCTCCCCGGAAGCGGCAGAGGGCGGCCCGATAGGAGTTGTTCAAGACGGAGACAAAATCCACATAAACGTTCCCGAGAGGCGCCTTGAGCTGCTGATAAGCGAAGAGGAGCTCCAAAACCGCCTGAAGAGCTTTAAACCCAAACAGAAAGAGATTAAGTCCAAATTCTTGCGCAAGTACGCAAAACTGGTCACATCTGCCTCAAAAGGGGCAATTCAAGACGTGTAA
- a CDS encoding OmpP1/FadL family transporter — protein sequence MRKFLLSLLAFSLSSTALAGNVDTFGIGAKATALGGAFSAYADDPSAVYYNPAGLTQIEKPIVSVGAEYLVPTIKVHDYRAVDGDGNKVQPYGASFTDDSDALTVPYLGFATPVFGGLYFGVAAYVPYGLHIKWDSDPAKNPAAYNGFESYYVRGVVTPTLAFKLNDKWAFGFGISFGRSDAGTQRRIYAPSIPSIHNRIIKGDLHDDFNVSFNVGLLYKPYDNFSIGVTYRSRTNTNFRGTVEVVGVDKVGAETKIDHPDQLQVGLKYRPNKRLTLTADVVWTNWSLIHGYTVKFDRPLLGKTQEYFPRDWKDTRQLRLGIEYKWSEILTLRAGYFYDPSPIPDHTFDMLWPDADKKTYSVGAGLKFGRLRIDTVVQYIIAEYKREIGGESVNLNNSYPGVNGNPGTVATSADGHLWGYGLTVSYLF from the coding sequence ATGCGTAAATTTCTGCTTTCCCTTTTGGCCTTCTCGCTCTCTTCCACAGCTCTTGCCGGAAACGTTGACACCTTTGGCATAGGGGCAAAGGCAACCGCCCTCGGAGGAGCCTTTTCCGCCTACGCCGACGACCCTTCGGCTGTTTACTACAACCCCGCCGGACTCACTCAGATTGAAAAGCCGATAGTTTCGGTAGGTGCCGAGTACCTGGTACCTACCATAAAGGTTCACGACTACAGGGCCGTAGACGGCGACGGCAACAAGGTTCAGCCCTACGGCGCTTCGTTTACCGACGACTCAGACGCCCTTACGGTTCCCTACCTCGGGTTTGCCACCCCGGTTTTCGGTGGCCTTTACTTCGGAGTAGCCGCTTACGTTCCCTACGGACTCCATATAAAGTGGGATTCGGACCCTGCAAAGAACCCGGCTGCGTATAACGGCTTTGAGTCCTACTACGTTAGGGGCGTTGTTACCCCCACCCTGGCCTTTAAGCTCAACGATAAGTGGGCGTTCGGTTTCGGAATTTCCTTCGGCCGCTCCGATGCCGGAACTCAGCGCCGTATCTACGCACCTTCTATTCCTTCGATTCATAACAGGATAATCAAGGGAGACCTCCACGACGACTTCAACGTTTCGTTTAACGTAGGTCTCCTTTATAAGCCTTACGACAACTTCTCCATAGGTGTAACCTACCGCTCTCGGACCAATACCAACTTCAGGGGAACCGTTGAGGTTGTTGGAGTCGATAAGGTAGGGGCTGAAACGAAGATAGACCACCCGGACCAGCTTCAGGTGGGCCTTAAGTACAGGCCCAACAAGAGGCTCACCCTTACTGCCGACGTTGTTTGGACCAACTGGAGCCTCATTCACGGTTACACCGTTAAGTTCGACAGGCCCCTTCTGGGGAAAACTCAGGAGTACTTCCCCAGGGACTGGAAGGATACCCGTCAGCTGAGGCTCGGTATAGAGTACAAGTGGAGTGAAATCCTTACCCTTAGGGCCGGTTACTTTTACGACCCCTCTCCCATCCCCGACCACACCTTCGATATGCTGTGGCCCGACGCCGATAAGAAAACCTACTCTGTAGGTGCAGGTTTGAAGTTCGGCAGACTCAGGATAGATACGGTTGTTCAGTACATAATAGCCGAGTACAAGCGGGAAATCGGCGGTGAGAGTGTGAACCTTAACAACAGCTACCCGGGGGTTAACGGTAACCCGGGAACGGTTGCGACCTCTGCCGACGGTCACCTGTGGGGTTACGGCTTAACCGTCAGTTACCTCTTTTAG
- the mobB gene encoding molybdopterin-guanine dinucleotide biosynthesis protein B: MVKAISFIGYHNSGKTTLAAQVIKILKEKGYKVAAVKSTKHENVLPEKEGTDTYKLAKVGAEAVALVEPHQSIIRIFKNKEELELQTFLNRHFSNFDVVICEGFKNYSLPKIEVLRKEQKTEPLFKRVENVVAVATDFKVEGITNLPLNSPEEVAEFIESEIIKSEEEPFTVTLSVNGKEVEMKPFIRHMLAELLGGFLKPLKGIEEPVELIEVCVKRREK; the protein is encoded by the coding sequence ATGGTGAAAGCTATCTCTTTCATAGGCTACCACAACAGCGGTAAGACCACCCTTGCCGCCCAAGTTATAAAAATCCTCAAGGAAAAGGGCTACAAGGTTGCCGCCGTTAAATCGACAAAACATGAAAACGTACTGCCGGAAAAAGAGGGAACCGACACCTACAAACTGGCCAAAGTCGGAGCCGAAGCGGTAGCCTTGGTAGAGCCGCACCAGAGCATCATCAGAATTTTTAAAAATAAAGAAGAGCTCGAGCTTCAAACCTTCCTGAACAGGCACTTTTCCAACTTCGACGTGGTCATCTGTGAAGGCTTTAAAAACTACTCCCTGCCCAAAATAGAGGTCCTCCGAAAAGAGCAGAAAACAGAGCCTCTGTTTAAAAGGGTGGAAAACGTTGTAGCAGTGGCAACCGACTTTAAAGTTGAAGGTATAACAAACCTCCCCCTAAACAGCCCCGAGGAAGTTGCAGAATTTATAGAGTCGGAAATTATTAAAAGTGAAGAGGAACCTTTCACCGTAACCTTAAGCGTAAACGGCAAAGAGGTAGAGATGAAACCCTTCATAAGACACATGCTCGCTGAGCTACTCGGCGGATTCCTGAAACCCCTAAAAGGCATAGAGGAGCCGGTAGAGCTCATAGAGGTCTGCGTAAAAAGGAGGGAAAAGTGA